In Salvelinus alpinus chromosome 19, SLU_Salpinus.1, whole genome shotgun sequence, the genomic stretch ggttatatatgggTCAGGGTTATAtatgagttagggttagggttatacatgggttagggttatttatgggttagggttatatatgggttagggttagggttatatatgggttagggttagggttatatatgggttagggttatatatgggttagggttagggttataaatgggttagggttatatatgagtttgggttagggttatacaTCCATAAAGTATCACCAGATTTGTTTAAAATAAAATGTGTACACTCAATCAAAAATAGTTTCCAACCATAAATATTCTCACTAGAGTTatatatgggttagggttaaggttatatATGGGTTAGGGTaatttagggttatggttagggttatatatggcTTAGGGTTATATATGGGTAAGGGTTATATATGGGCAAGGGTTatatatgggttagggttatatatgggttagggttatatatgggttagggttatatatgggttagggttatatatgggTAAGGGTTACTGCTGGTGGTTATATATGTGATGATAAAAGTAGTAATCCAATTTATGGAAATAGTCATTGTAATTTATTGCTTATCATTAAAACATGATCAGTACAAGTATGGCACAaaaactgttataggcctatttctattttgccctgtttatcaaaacttgtcaataatcaacagACTGGCTTTCATGATGTCTATagcattctctctggtatgcaatctggtttccgctcaggttatggatgtgtcactgcaacctttaaaggtcctcaatgatgtcaccattgcccttgattctaagcaatgttgtgctgctatttttattgacttggccaaatcttttgatacagtagaccattcTATTCTTGTGGtcccggctaaggagtattggtgtctttgaggggtctttggcctggtttgctaactacctctctcaaagagtgcagtgtataaagtcagaaaatctgctgtctcagccactgcctgtcaccaagggagtaccccaaggctcaatcctgggccccacactcttctcaatttacatcaacaacatagctcaggcagtaggaagctctctcatccatttataaccagatgatacagtcttatactcagctggcccctccctggattttgtgttaaatgctctacaacaaagctttcttagagtccaacaagctttctctacccttaaccttgttctgaacacctccaaaacaaaggtcatgtggtttaaTAAGAAGAATGCCCTCTCCCTactggtgtgattactacctgtGAGGGTTTAGaggttgaggtagtcacctcatacaagtacttgggagtatggctagacggtacactgtccttctctcagcacatatccaagctgcaggctaaagttaaatctagacttggtttccagtattgtaatcactcctctttcaccccagctgccaaactcaccctgattcagatgaccatcctaccaatgtGAAATTAtggagacatcatttacagattggcaggtaagggtgctctcgagcggctccttataggacacaacactgcactctatactcctctgtaaactggtcatctctgtatacctgtcgcaagacgcACTGGTTGATACTTATTTATAAACCCCTCTTAAGCTTCACACCCCCCTAtatgagatatctactgcagccctcatcctccacatacaacacccgttctgccagtcacattctgttaaaggtccctaaagcaacacatccctgggtcgctcgtcttttcagttcgctgcagctagcgactggaacgagctgcaacaaacactcaaaatggacagttttatctccatctcttcattcaaagactcaatcatggatactcttactgacagttgtggctgctttgcgtgatgtattgttgtctctaccttcttgccctttgtgctgttgtctgtgcccaataatgtttgtaccatgttttgtgctgctaccatgttgtgttgctgccatgttgttgtcatgttgtgttgctatcatgctgtgttgtcatgtgttgctgccttgctacgttgttgtcttgggtctctctttaggtagtgttgtgttgtctctcttgtcatgacgtgtgttttgtcctatatttatacatATACATtctttttttaatcccagcccccgtccccgcaggaggccttttgccttttggtaggctgtcattataaataataatttgttcttaactgacttgcctagttaaataaaggttaaatcaaataaaagaACAAATAAAAGAAAACACATAATAACACAGCTATGATTGAGCAGTAGTTTACCAATGGCCCCCAGTAGAATACAGCTATGATTGAGCAGTAGTTTACCAATGGCCCCCAGTAGAATACAGCTGTGATTGAGCAGTAGTTTACCAATGGCCCCCAGTAGAATACAGCTGTGATTGAGCAGTAGTTTACCAATGGCCCCCAGTAGAATACAGCTATGATTGAGAAGTAGTTTACCAATGGCCCCCAGTAGAATACAGCTATGATTGAGCAGTAGTTTATCAATGGCCCCCAGTAGAATACAGCTGTGATTGAGCAGTAGTTTACCAATGGCCCCCAGTAGAATACAGCTATGATTGAGAAGTAGTTTACCAATGGCCCCCAGTAGAATACAGCTATGATTGAGCAGTAGTTTACCAATGGCCCCCAGTAGAATACAGCTGTGATTGAGCAGTAGTTTACCAATGGCCCCCAGTAGAATACAGCTATGATTGAGCAGTAGTTTATCAATGGCCCCCAGTAGAATACAGCTGTGATTAAGCAGTAGTTTACCAATGGCCCCCAGTAGAATACAGCTATGATTGAGCAGTAGTTTACCAATGGCCCCCAGTAGAATACAGCTATGATTGAGCAGTAGTTTACCAATGGCCCCCAGTAGAATACAGCTGTGATTGAGCAGTAGTTTACCAATGGCCCCCAGTAGAATACAGCTATGATTGAGCAGTAGTTTACCAATGGCCCCCAGTAGAATACAGCTATGATTGAGCAGTAGTTTACCAATGGCCCCCAGTAGAATACAGCTGTGATTGAGCAGTAGTTTACCAATGGCCCCCAGTAGAATACAGCTATGATTGAGCAGTAGTTTACCAATGGCCCCCAGTAGAATACAGCTATGATTGAGCAGTAGTTTACCAATGGCCCCCAGTAGAATACAGCTGTGATTGAGCAGTAGTTTACCAATGGCCCCCAGTAGAATACAGCTATGATTGAGCAGTAGTTTACCAATGGCCCCCAGTAGAATACAGCTGTGATTGAGCAGTAGTTTACCAATGGCCCCCAGTAGAATACAGCTGTGATTGAGCAGTAGTTTACCAATGGCCCCCAGTAGAATACAGCTATGATTGAGCAGTAGTTTACCAATGGCCCCCAGTAGAATACAGCTATGATTGAGCAGTAGTTTACCAATGGCCCCCAGTAGAATACAGCTGTGATTGAGCAGTAGTTTACCAATGGCCCCCAGTAGAATACAGCTGTGATTGAGCAGTAGTTTACCAATGGCCCCCAGTAGAATACAGCTGTGATTGAGCAGTAGTTTACCAATGGCCCCCAGTAGAATACAGCTGTGATTGAGCAGTAGTTTACCAATGGCCCCCAGTAGAATACAGCTGTGATTGAGCAGTAGTTTACCAATGGCCACCAGTAGAATACAGCTGTGATTGAGCAGTAGTTTACCAATGGCCCCCAGTAGAATACAGCTGTGATTGAGCAGTAGTTTACCAATGGCCCCCAGTAGAATACAGCTATGATTGAGCAGTAGTTTACCAATGGCCCCCAGTAGAATACAGCTGTGATTGAGCAGTAGTTTACCAATGGCCCCCAGTAGAATACAGCTGTGATTGAGCAGTAGTTTACCAATGGCCCCCAGTAGAATACAGCTGTGATTGAGCAGTAGTTTACCAATGGCCCCCAGTAGAATACAGCTGTGATTGAGCAGTAGTTTACCAATGGCCCCCAGTAGAATACAGCTATGATTGAGCAGTAGTTTACCAATGGCCCCCAGTAGAATACAGCTGTGATTGAGCAGTAGTTTACCAATGGCCCCCAGTAGAATACAGCTGTGATTGAGCAGTAGTTTACCAATGGCCCCCAGTAGAATACAGCTGTGATTGAGCAGTAGTTTACCAATGGCCACCAGTAGAATACAGCTGTGATTGAGCAGTAGTTTACCAATGGCCACCAGTAGCTCCTCTAGATCCCCAGACATCTCTCCCTCGATGCTCTCCTGCAGACTCTTCCCACTGATGGTCTTGTATTCCACCAGAGCTACACAAAAAACATGACATCACAGGTCAGATATAAGGcatctaacaacaacaacaacaatggtGTGCATTAGGTCAGTTGTCTTTACTTTGTCTGAGTTGAGGTATGCTTCTCTGACACAGGATGTCGATGAACTTGGACTCGTCTGTCCCCCACTTCTTCTCCCCCGCGTTGTAAAGAGTCTGACGGAGGGAATAAAGAAATATTTATTTTAGATGTGTTTCACAGAGATGGAAATGTTGTTATAAAAGGTGTTATACATGGTGTTATAAATGGTGTTATAAATGGAGTTTAAATGGTGTTATAAATGGAGTTTAAATGGTGTTATAAATGGTGTTATAAATTGTGTTATAAATGGTGTTATACATGGTGTTATAAATGGTGTCATACATTATGTTATTAATGGTGTTATAAAAGGTGTTATAAATGGTGTTATACATGGTGTTATAAAAGGTGTTATAAATGGTGTTATAAAAGGTGTTATAAATGGTGTTATACATGGTGTTATAAAAGGTGTTATAAATGTTGTTATGAATGTTATTATACATGTTGCTATAAATGTTGCTATACATTTTGTTATGAATGTTATTATAGATGGTATTATAAGTGTTATTATACATGTTATTATACATGTTGCTATACATTTTGTTATGAATGTTATTATAGATGGTATTATAAGTGTTATTATACATGTTATTATACATGTTGCTATAAatgttgttatgaatgatgttataactggtattatacatgttgctATAAATGTTGTTATAAATGTTGCACCCTAATAACTGTGTTATAACACCTGAGAAACATCAACTCACAGCACCTTAGCATCCTCTTTGGCCTTGGCTGCATCCACATGTGTATTTTCATCCCGCTTGCCCTTAGTTTAAAGACAAACCATATTGAGAGAATTATAACAGGCCCATTCTATAGACAACAACAGCAACTACAGATCCTATAGTTTTGATTGGGCTCACAATACCTCGGCCAGAATGAGAATAGCTTTAGCAAATTCTCCAGAAAGCTCCTTCTTCAGGTCCAAGGTCAACTTCTTCTGAGTTTCTACGAAAGAAAAGCCGTTACAATGTAAACCTGTCTCCATGTCAACTGTCAAATCATCTTAGCATCATCCGATGATGTCTTCTCCGTCTAGGTACTGAATTGATTGGTTGAAACACACAACTGAGCCTAGCAATGATTACACTGATCAATTCTTACGTTTTAAATAGGCATCAGAAATCTCTTTCATTTGTTTGTTGGATCTTGTGGCGAAGATTTCTATCAAGACACTGTCTTTAGTCCCAACTCCCTGCAACACATTAGTCTGGTGTTAGTTTTGAGTACAAATGAAGTTAAATCAAGAAATTATTTGTTTAGAGAGGAAAGAAAAATGTGAAAAACTTCACCTTCATGGCCTTGGTGACTTCCTGGCAGTCATAGATGGCAGGGGGCGTTACCAGCGCGACCAGCAGGTCCTCAAAGTGACCAAGGGTGTCCCCTTCTAAGTCCTTCACCAGAGTCTACAGGAAGACAAgtgatcacacacacatacacacacacagagagagagacagagagacagagagagagagagagatagagagagagagagagagagacagagagagagttgagttCTTACCTTGCCAGTGGCTTCTTCTTGGTAAGCTTTACAGATGAGCTGACGTTGACCATTACTCCTCTGAGTTAGAACATCTATTAAGGTCTTCTCGTTTGTACCTGCAGACAAATCCAACAAGGCTGGTTGGCTATACAATAGAACCGATCTACACCGCAAAGAATTAGGGAGAATTAACAAGTACTAAAACaggccagtatttgaacccaggtctgttctagaaggggccaatatttgaacccaggtcttttcTAGAAGAGGACAGTATTTGAAAACCCAGGTCTGTTCTAGAAGGggccagtatttgaacccaggtctgttctagaaggggccaatatttgaacccaggtcttttcTAGAAGAGGACAGTATTTGAAAACCCAGGTCTGTTCTAGAAGGggccagtatttgaacccaggtcttttctagaagaggccagtatttgaacccaggtctgttctagaagggaccagtgtttgaacccaggtcttttctagaagggaccagtatttgaacccaggtctgttctagaagaggccagtatttgaacccaggactTTTCTAGAAGAGGccagtgtttgaacccaggtctgttctagaagaggccagtatttgaacccaggtctgttctagAAGGGACCAGTGTTGGAACCCAGGTCTTTTCTAGAAGGgaccagtatttgaacccaggtctgttctagaaggggccagtatttgaacccaggtccttTCTAGAAGaggccagtatttgaacccaggtctgttctagaagggaccagtgtttgaacccaggtcttttctagaagaggccagtatttgaacccaggtcttttctagaagaggccagtatttgaacccaggcctgTTCTAGAAGGGGCCAgtaattgaacccaggtctgttctagaaggggccagtgtttgaacccaggtctgttctagaaggggccagtgtttgaacccaggtcttttcTAAAAGaggccagtatttgaacccaggtctgttctagaagggaccagtgtttgaacccaggtcttttctagaagaggccagtatttgaacccaagtctTTTCTAGAAGaggccagtatttgaacccaggtctgttctagaagggaccagtgtttgaacccaggtctgttctagAAGGGGGCAGAatctgaacccaggtctgttctagaaggggccagtatttgaacccaggtctgttctagaagggaccagtgtttgaacccaggtctattCTAGAAGGgaccagtatttgaacccaggtctgttctagaaggggccagtatttgaacccaggtcttttctagaggaggccagtatttgaacccatgtctgtTATAGAAGGGAccagtgtttgaacccaggtattTTCTAGAAGGggccagtatttgaacccaggtcattTCTAGAAGAGGTCAATATTTGAACCCAAGTCTGTTCTAGAAGaggccagtatttgaacccaggtctgttctagaagggaccagtgtttgaacccaggtcttttctagaagggaccagtatttgaacccagatctgttCTAGAAGaggccagtatttgaacccaggtctgttctagaagggaccagtgtttgaacccaggtcttttctagaagaggccagtatttgaacccaggtctgttctagaaggggccagtatttgaacccaggtctgttctagAAGGGGCCAGTATTTGAACCTAGGTCTTTTCTAGAAGGGGCCAGTGTTCGAACCCAGGTCTTTTCTAGAAGAGgtcagtatttgaacccaggtctgttctagaagaggccagtatttgaacccaggtctgttctagaagggaccagtgtttgaacccaggtcttttctagaagggaccagtatttgaacccaggtctgttctagAAGGGGCCAGTATTTGAACCTAGGTCTGTTCTAGAAGGGGCCAGTGTTCGAACCCAGGTCTTTTCTAGAAGaggccagtatttgaacccaggtctgttttaGAAGGGAccagtgtttgaacccaggtcttttctagaagaggccagtatttgaacccatgtcttTTCTAGAAGAGggcagtatttgaacccaggtctgttctggAAGGGAccagtgtttgaacccaggtctgtcctagaagggaccagtgtttgaacccaggtcttttcTAGAAGGGACCAGTATTTCAACCCAGGTCTGTTCTAGAAGGggccagtatttgaacccaggtcttttctagaagaggccagtatttgaacccaggtctgttctagaagggaccagtgtttgaacccaggtattTTCTAGAAGGGGCcagcatttgaacccaggtcttttctagaagaggccagtatttgaacccaggcctgTTCTAGAAGGggccagtatttgaacccaagtctgTTCTAGAAGGGGCCAGTGTTTGAACCAAGGTCTTTTCTAGAAGaggccagtatttgaacccaggtctgttctagaagggaccagtgttggaacccaggtctgttctagaagggaccagtgtttgaacccaggtcttttctagagaggccagtatttgaacccaggtcttttctagaagatgccagtatttgaacccaggtctgttccaGAAGGGAccagtgtttgaacccaggtctgttctagaagggggcagtatttgaacccaggtctgttctagaaggggacagtatttgaacccaggtcggttctagaagggaccagtgtttgaacccaggtctgttctagaagagaccagtgtttgaacccaggtcttttcTAGAAGGGACCAGTATTTCAACCCAGGTCTGTTCTAGAAGGggccagtatttgaacccaggtcttttctagaagaggccagtatttgaacccaggtctgttctagaagggaccagtgtttgaacccaggtattTTCTAGAAGGGGCcagcatttgaacccaggtcttttctagaagaggccagtatttgaacccaggcctgTTCTAGAAGGggccagtatttgaacccaagtctgTTCTAGAAGGGGCCAGTGTTTGAACCAAGGTCTTTTCTAGAAGaggccagtatttgaacccaggtctgttctagaagggaccagtgtttgaacccaggtctgttctagaagggaccagtgtttgaacccaggtcttttctagagaggccagtatttgaacccaggtcttttctagaagacgccagtatttgaacccaggtctgttctagaagggaccagtgtttgaacccaggtctgttctagaagggggcagtatttgaacccaggtctgttctagaaggggacagtatttgaacccaggtcggttctagaagggaccagtgtttgaacccaggtcttttcTAGAAGAGGCCAGTATTTGAATCCATGTCTGTTCTAGAAGGGAccagtgtttgaacccaggtcttttctagaagaggccagtatttgaacccaggtcttttctagaagaggccagtatttgaacccaggtctgttctagaagaggccagtatttgaacccagatctgttCTAGAAGGGACCAGTGTTTGAACCCAGTTCTTTTCTAGAAGGgaccagtatttgaacccaggtctgttctagaagaggccagtatttgaacccaggcctgTTCTAGAAGGggccagtatttgaacccaggtctgttctagaaggggccagtatttgaacccaggtctgttctagaaggggacagtatttgaacccaggtctgttctagaagggaccagtgtttgaacccaggtctattCTAGAAGGgaccagtatttgaacccaggtctgttctagaaggggccagtatttgaacccaggtcttttctagaggaggccagtatttgaacccatgtctgtTATAGAAGGGAccagtgtttgaacccaggtattTTCTAGAAGGggccagtatttgaacccaggtcattTCTAGAAGAGGTCAATATTTGAACCCAAGTCTGTTCTAGAAGaggccagtatttgaacccaggtctgttctagaagggaccagtgtttgaacccaggtcttttctagaagggaccagtatttgaacccagatctgttCTAGAAGAGgtcagtatttgaacccaggtctgttctagaagggaccagtgtttgaacccaggtcttttctagaagaggccagtatttgaacccaggtctgttctagaaggggccagtatttgaacccaggtctgttctagAAGGGGCCAGTATTTGAACCTAGGTCTTTTCTAGAAGGGGCCAGTGTTCGAACCCAGGTCTTTTCTAGAAGAGgtcagtatttgaacccaggtctgttctagaagaggccagtatttgaacccaggtctgttctagaagggaccagtgtttgaacccaggtcttttctagaagggaccagtatttgaacccaggtctgttctagAAGGGGCCAGTATTTGAACCTAGGTCTGTTCTAGAAGGGGCCAGTGTTCGAACCCAGGTCTTTTCTAGAAGaggccagtatttgaacccaggtctgttttaGAAGGGAccagtgtttgaacccaggtcttttctagaagaggccagtatttgaacccatgtcttTTCTAGAAGAGggcagtatttgaacccaggtctgttctggAAGGGAccagtgtttgaacccaggtctgtcctagaagggaccagtgtttgaacccaggtcttttcTAGAAGGGACCAGTATTTCAACCCAGGTCTGTTCTAGAAGGggccagtatttgaacccaggtcttttctagaagaggccagtatttgaacccaggtctgttctagaagggaccagtgtttgaacccaggtattTTCTAGAAGGGGCcagcatttgaacccaggtcttttctagaagaggccagtatttgaacccaggcctgTTCTAGAAGGggccagtatttgaacccaagtctgTTCTAGAAGGGGCCAGTGTTTGAACCAAGGTCTTTTCTAGAAGaggccagtatttgaacccaggtctgttctagaagggaccagtgttggaacccaggtctgttctagaagggaccagtgtttgaacccaggtcttttctagagaggccagtatttgaacccaggtcttttctagaagatgccagtatttgaacccaggtctgttccaGAAGGGAccagtgtttgaacccaggtctgttctagaagggggcagtatttgaacccaggtctgttctagaaggggacagtatttgaacccaggtcggttctagaagggaccagtgtttgaacccaggtctgttctagaagagaccagtgtttgaacccaggtcttttcTAGAAGGGACCAGTATTTCAACCCAGGTCTGTTCTAGAAGGggccagtatttgaacccaggtcttttctagaagaggccagtatttgaacccaggtctgttctagaagggaccagtgtttgaacccaggtattTTCTAGAAGGGGCcagcatttgaacccaggtcttttctagaagaggccagtatttgaacccaggcctgTTCTAGAAGGggccagtatttgaacccaagtctgTTCTAGAAGGGGCCAGTGTTTGAACCAAGGTCTTTTCTAGAAGaggccagtatttgaacccaggtctgttctagaagggaccagtgtttgaacccaggtctgttctagaagggaccagtgtttgaacccaggtcttttctagaagggaccagtatttgaacccaggtctgttctagAAGGGGCCAGTATTTGAACCTAGGTCTGTTCTAGAAGGGGCCAGTGTTCGAACCCAGGTCTTTTCTAGAAGaggccagtatttgaacccaggtctgttttaGAAGGGAccagtgtttgaacccaggtcttttctagaagaggccagtatttgaacccatgtcttTTCTAGAAGAGggcagtatttgaacccaggtctgttctggAAGGGAccagtgtttgaacccaggtctgtcctagaagggaccagtgtttgaacccaggtcttttcTAGAAGGGACCAGTATTTCAACCCAGGTCTGTTCTAGAAGGggccagtatttgaacccaggtcttttctagaagaggccagtatttgaacccaggtctgttctagaagggaccagtgtttgaacccaggtattTTCTAGAAGGGGCcagcatttgaacccaggtcttttctagaagaggccagtatttgaacccaggcctgTTCTAGAAGGggccagtatttgaacccaagtctgTTCTAGAAGGGGCCAGTGTTTGAACCAAGGTCTTTTCTAGAAGaggccagtatttgaacccaggtctgttctagaagggaccagtgttggaacccaggtctgttctagaagggaccagtgtttgaacccaggtcttttctagagaggccagtatttgaacccaggtcttttctagaagatgccagtatttgaacccaggtctgttccaGAAGGGAccagtgtttgaacccaggtctgttctagaagggggcagtatttgaacccaggtctgttctagaaggggacagtatttgaacccaggtcggttctagaagggaccagtgtttgaacccaggtctgttctagaagagaccagtgtttgaacccaggtcttttcTAGAAGGGACCAGTATTTCAACCCAGGTCTGTTCTAGAAGGggccagtatttgaacccaggtcttttctagaagaggccagtatttgaacccaggtctgttctagaagggaccagtgtttgaacccaggtattTTCTAGAAGGGGCcagcatttgaacccaggtcttttctagaagaggccagtatttgaacccaggcctgTTCTAGAAGGggccagtatttgaacccaagtctgTTCTAGAAGGGGCCAGTGTTTGAACCAAGGTCTTTTCTAGAAGaggccagtatttgaacccaggtctgttctagaagggaccagtgtttgaacccaggtctgttctagaagggaccagtgtttgaacccaggtcttttctagagaggccagtatttgaacccaggtcttttctagaagacgccagtatttgaacccaggtctgttctagaagggaccagtgtttgaacccaggtctgttctagaagggggcagtatttgaacccaggtctgttctagaaggggacagtatttgaacccaggtcggttctagaagggaccagtgtttgaacccaggtcttttcTAGAAGAGGCCAGTATTTGAATCCATGTCTGTTCTAGAAGG encodes the following:
- the LOC139544926 gene encoding annexin A3-like, whose translation is MATLWTGERGSIKPKADFNAKDDAVALRKAMKGLGTNEKTLIDVLTQRSNGQRQLICKAYQEEATGKTLVKDLEGDTLGHFEDLLVALVTPPAIYDCQEVTKAMKGVGTKDSVLIEIFATRSNKQMKEISDAYLKQTQKKLTLDLKKELSGEFAKAILILAEGKRDENTHVDAAKAKEDAKTLYNAGEKKWGTDESKFIDILCQRSIPQLRQTLVEYKTISGKSLQESIEGEMSGDLEELLVAIVKCVKNVPAYLAERLHQSMKGGGTDECTLNRIMVSRAEIDMLDIRAEFKKLYSCSLHSAIESDTSDFYGDCLKRICGGDD